From a single Helicovermis profundi genomic region:
- a CDS encoding FAD-dependent thymidylate synthase produces the protein MKITNFEDTGLSKVGEYIAENEKVSIFELGEILKTSNISFVLEKINRIQSTLICELKDSYVQQSQRYVNMNNDFYDLPFLDNNDLDESKKIVKKLFDFYFKVSILKENETPKGRPKNEDYKYGIPIEDARYILPLAVNTNISISMSGDKIINFIKLLNNSKYNKIFDNVKNELYKFIPISIVKVIEESVREDCDKVISDYYLENLSKIDNKNEMVLLGSFKNADINVGIGALTSTKNKPPSEVLARWGDKAVDKSKGVVERVLSYGHDSISEQSRTTFGMFCSLVTYHQQIRHRLSENYRENLSNLIIDYDRKIKIPPSIEKSEFLVEFLELAKIVKKFRKYVYDKYGEQESLYFLLNCDKLKLITASNARNDNKIMSERLCLNSQWEIRNLYTKKYFLLNELSSTIYRYGLPSCVYGKCREGKLSCGKSNSVKDMFL, from the coding sequence ATGAAAATAACAAATTTTGAAGATACTGGACTTAGTAAAGTTGGCGAGTATATTGCTGAGAATGAGAAGGTTTCTATATTTGAATTAGGAGAAATTTTAAAAACTAGTAATATATCTTTTGTTCTAGAAAAAATTAATCGTATTCAGAGTACTCTCATTTGTGAATTAAAGGACTCCTATGTTCAACAAAGTCAAAGATATGTAAATATGAATAATGATTTTTATGATCTACCTTTTTTAGATAATAATGATTTAGATGAATCAAAAAAAATTGTTAAAAAACTTTTTGACTTTTATTTCAAAGTGTCGATTTTAAAAGAAAATGAAACCCCAAAAGGTAGACCTAAAAATGAAGATTATAAATATGGAATACCAATTGAAGATGCTAGGTATATTCTACCCTTAGCTGTTAACACCAACATTTCTATTTCCATGAGTGGAGATAAAATTATAAATTTTATTAAACTTTTAAATAATTCTAAGTATAATAAGATATTTGATAATGTTAAAAATGAGTTATATAAGTTTATACCAATAAGTATTGTTAAAGTAATCGAAGAAAGTGTTCGTGAAGATTGTGATAAAGTTATTTCGGATTATTACTTAGAAAATTTATCGAAAATAGACAACAAAAATGAAATGGTACTTTTAGGTTCTTTTAAAAATGCAGATATAAATGTAGGAATTGGAGCATTAACAAGTACAAAGAACAAACCACCATCAGAGGTTCTTGCAAGGTGGGGAGATAAGGCTGTAGATAAGTCTAAAGGCGTTGTAGAAAGAGTTTTAAGTTATGGACATGATAGTATAAGTGAACAATCAAGAACAACTTTTGGAATGTTTTGTAGTTTAGTTACTTATCATCAACAAATTAGGCATAGATTATCTGAAAACTATAGAGAAAATCTTTCTAATTTAATTATAGATTATGATAGAAAAATTAAAATTCCACCAAGCATAGAGAAATCTGAATTCCTTGTGGAATTTTTAGAGCTTGCAAAAATTGTTAAAAAATTTAGAAAATATGTATATGATAAATACGGAGAGCAAGAGTCTCTTTATTTTCTTCTTAATTGCGATAAATTAAAGCTTATTACTGCATCAAATGCTAGAAATGATAATAAAATTATGTCAGAAAGGCTTTGTTTGAATTCACAGTGGGAAATTAGAAATTTATATACTAAGAAATATTTTTTATTAAATGAACTTTCTAGCACTATATACAGGTACGGACTACCTTCATGTGTATATGGAAAATGCAGGGAAGGTAAACTTAGTTGCGGTAAGTCAAATAGTGTAAAAGATATGTTTTTGTAA
- a CDS encoding Mini-ribonuclease 3 → MEEFIKKINILNVSENDLKMMNPLVLAYIGDSIFDLFIKSYMVSKSKANVNKINKMVVKFVKAPSQALIVKRITEFLSEEEIRIIKRGRNQKTTTPAKNASLVDYKLATGFEALIGWLYLKDDISRLNQIIELSIKIIEESEELI, encoded by the coding sequence ATGGAAGAGTTTATAAAAAAAATCAACATATTAAATGTTAGCGAAAATGATTTAAAAATGATGAATCCTCTTGTGTTAGCATATATAGGGGATTCAATATTTGATTTGTTTATTAAAAGTTACATGGTTTCAAAATCTAAAGCGAATGTAAATAAAATAAATAAAATGGTTGTAAAATTTGTTAAAGCACCATCTCAGGCTCTAATTGTAAAAAGAATAACTGAATTTTTGAGTGAAGAAGAAATAAGAATAATTAAAAGAGGTAGAAATCAAAAGACTACGACTCCTGCTAAAAACGCTTCTTTAGTAGATTATAAATTAGCAACAGGATTTGAAGCTCTTATAGGTTGGCTATACCTAAAGGATGACATTTCTAGATTGAACCAAATAATTGAATTATCTATAAAAATAATTGAAGAAAGCGAAGAGCTAATATGA
- the cysS gene encoding cysteine--tRNA ligase, translating to MKLYNSMTRKKEEFVPLIPGEVKMYVCGPTVYNYFHIGNARPFMIFDTFRRYLVYRGYKVTYVQNFTDVDDKIIKKANEEHVTSKEISEKYIEEYFKDADSLGIKRADVHPKVTETISDIVKFIEVLIEKGHAYVVDGDVFFDIKTFASYGKLSGQSIEELEVGSRVELNSIKKNPIDFVLWKKKKEGEPSWTSPWGEGRPGWHIECSVMCTKYLGETVDIHAGGHDLIFPHHENEIAQSESFSDKKYVNYWMHNGYINIDNKKMSKSKGNFFTVRDILKEYNPEVVRFFLLSAQYRNPVNFSKELIIQSENGLNRLYNAKENLEYLLENARNLKMTEAENLKLLDFNKHKDRFIEVMDDDFNTADGISVIFELVKDINTVVDSNSSKDLLERALSLLIELSGVIGILVKEKENLELDIEKMIEERQKARSDKNFKLADEIRDMLLEKGIVLEDTKDGVKWSKK from the coding sequence ATGAAGCTATATAACAGCATGACAAGAAAAAAAGAGGAATTTGTTCCACTTATTCCGGGTGAAGTAAAAATGTATGTATGTGGTCCAACGGTATACAATTATTTTCATATAGGTAATGCTAGACCTTTTATGATTTTTGATACTTTTAGAAGATACTTAGTGTATCGTGGATATAAAGTGACATATGTTCAAAATTTTACAGATGTAGATGATAAAATCATAAAAAAGGCTAATGAAGAACATGTGACTAGCAAAGAAATTAGTGAAAAATATATAGAAGAGTATTTTAAAGATGCGGATTCTTTAGGTATTAAAAGAGCAGATGTACATCCTAAAGTTACTGAAACGATAAGCGATATAGTTAAATTTATAGAAGTTCTTATAGAAAAAGGTCACGCTTATGTAGTTGATGGGGATGTTTTCTTTGACATTAAAACATTTGCAAGTTATGGTAAGCTTTCGGGTCAGAGTATAGAAGAACTTGAAGTTGGTTCTAGAGTTGAATTAAATTCTATTAAGAAAAATCCAATAGATTTTGTGCTATGGAAGAAAAAGAAAGAAGGGGAACCTTCTTGGACTAGTCCTTGGGGTGAAGGTAGACCAGGGTGGCATATTGAATGTTCTGTGATGTGTACTAAGTATTTAGGTGAAACGGTAGATATTCATGCTGGTGGACACGATTTAATATTTCCCCATCATGAAAATGAAATAGCACAGAGTGAATCGTTTTCTGATAAGAAGTACGTTAATTACTGGATGCACAATGGATATATAAATATTGATAATAAAAAAATGTCTAAATCTAAGGGTAATTTTTTTACTGTTAGAGATATTTTAAAGGAATATAATCCTGAAGTAGTTAGATTTTTTCTATTATCTGCTCAATATAGAAATCCAGTTAATTTTTCCAAAGAATTGATTATTCAATCTGAAAATGGTCTTAATAGGCTTTATAATGCAAAAGAAAATTTGGAATATCTATTGGAAAATGCTAGAAACTTAAAAATGACTGAAGCTGAAAATTTAAAACTTTTGGATTTTAATAAACATAAAGATAGATTTATTGAAGTGATGGATGATGACTTTAACACGGCTGATGGTATATCAGTTATATTTGAATTAGTTAAAGATATAAATACTGTAGTTGATAGTAATTCCTCAAAAGATTTACTTGAAAGAGCTTTATCTTTACTAATTGAATTATCAGGTGTAATTGGAATTTTAGTGAAAGAAAAAGAAAATTTAGAACTCGATATTGAAAAAATGATTGAAGAAAGACAGAAGGCTAGAAGTGATAAAAACTTTAAATTAGCTGATGAAATAAGAGATATGCTCCTTGAAAAAGGTATTGTTCTTGAAGATACTAAGGATGGGGTAAAATGGTCAAAAAAATAA
- the gltX gene encoding glutamate--tRNA ligase encodes MSVRVRFAPSPTGWVHIGGLRTALYNYLFAKKNEGTYLLRIEDTDRTRYVEGAIENMIEAMKWAGVMHTEGPFIENGKIVQKGGYGPYIQSERLDMYNEYVNKLIDENKAYYCFCSKERLDEVRADQKQKGLTPKYDGHCRDLSKEDALKRIENGEEYVVRLKLPENTDISFEDAVRGKVTFNTNDVDDQVLIKTDGFPTYHLAVIVDDHFMGITHVIRGEEWLSSTPKHVYLYEAFGWDVPTYVHLPNILNSDKKKLSKRQGDVAVRDFEKKGYLPEALINYIALLGWSPEDNKEIMTVDEMAESFSFERVSKSGSVFDVNKLNWVNSHYIKEKDLDELSELSTPFFIEQGIIKEKDVNDKKEWIKLVVDLSREYINMLSEIPEFSKRFSGEAVQIENDDAREMIELEHVYDMLQVFKTKVNETDEINEEFAKKVMKMVQKETGIKGKNLFMPTRVALSGQSHGPDLVKSLIVMGKELVIKRIDYTLENYCKK; translated from the coding sequence ATGTCAGTAAGAGTAAGATTTGCGCCTAGTCCAACAGGATGGGTTCATATAGGTGGTTTAAGAACGGCCTTATATAATTATTTATTTGCAAAAAAAAATGAAGGTACATATTTATTAAGAATTGAAGATACTGATAGAACTAGATATGTTGAAGGTGCAATTGAAAACATGATTGAAGCTATGAAGTGGGCAGGTGTTATGCACACTGAAGGACCATTTATAGAAAATGGTAAAATTGTTCAAAAAGGTGGATATGGTCCTTATATACAATCTGAAAGATTAGATATGTACAATGAATATGTAAATAAGCTTATTGATGAAAATAAAGCATATTATTGTTTCTGTTCAAAAGAAAGATTAGATGAAGTACGTGCGGATCAAAAACAAAAGGGCTTGACACCAAAATATGATGGTCATTGTCGAGACTTATCTAAAGAAGATGCACTTAAGAGAATTGAAAATGGCGAAGAATATGTTGTTAGATTAAAATTACCTGAAAACACAGATATATCTTTTGAAGATGCGGTTAGAGGAAAAGTTACTTTTAATACAAATGATGTTGATGACCAAGTTTTAATAAAAACGGATGGATTTCCAACTTATCATTTAGCTGTTATTGTTGATGACCATTTTATGGGAATTACTCATGTAATTAGGGGTGAGGAATGGCTTTCGTCTACACCGAAACATGTTTATTTATATGAAGCTTTTGGATGGGACGTGCCAACATATGTTCATCTTCCAAATATTCTCAATTCTGATAAGAAGAAACTTTCTAAAAGACAAGGTGATGTTGCAGTACGTGATTTTGAAAAGAAGGGTTATTTGCCAGAAGCACTTATAAATTACATTGCTTTACTTGGATGGAGTCCGGAAGATAATAAAGAAATTATGACGGTTGATGAAATGGCGGAATCTTTTTCATTTGAAAGAGTTTCTAAAAGTGGATCAGTTTTTGATGTTAATAAACTTAATTGGGTAAATTCACATTATATAAAAGAAAAAGATTTGGATGAACTAAGCGAATTATCAACTCCGTTTTTTATAGAACAAGGAATTATTAAAGAAAAAGATGTTAACGATAAAAAAGAATGGATAAAGCTAGTGGTAGATTTATCTAGAGAATATATAAATATGTTAAGCGAAATCCCTGAGTTTTCTAAAAGATTTAGTGGAGAAGCTGTTCAAATTGAAAATGATGATGCGAGAGAAATGATAGAACTTGAACATGTTTATGATATGCTTCAAGTATTTAAAACTAAAGTAAACGAAACAGATGAAATTAATGAAGAATTTGCAAAAAAAGTTATGAAAATGGTGCAAAAGGAAACAGGTATAAAGGGTAAAAATTTATTTATGCCTACTAGAGTAGCTCTTTCTGGTCAAAGTCATGGTCCGGATTTAGTAAAATCACTTATTGTAATGGGTAAAGAATTAGTTATAAAAAGAATTGATTATACTTTAGAAAATTATTGTAAAAAATAG
- a CDS encoding alanine dehydrogenase, with protein sequence MTKNFGFLKMNKEINEKRAFLPDFFEELKECDVNIWLESGYGSKLGFTEEDYLEKNNEIKFSSRKDIFSKDVVIVLRTPEEYELNNMKKGSVLISMLHYHTRERRNKFIKKLGISAFSMDSMVDDHGKRVVVNSYGTAFNGANIALNELEKKNVQMKVNNDKPINVSVIGVGDIGLAVAKAFKNLSNERMKSISNYNGLKITMFTRSITSNENILKNELRSTDILVDASSRDDTSKSIISNVMINELSEYAVILDITADPYDFDIESFQVKAIEGIPTGDLDQTVFEIDDKAYEKISEIASTKFRRVVVSCNAWPGVDPIVSKKLYALQLLPILKVLIQKGHDNIDENSKDYYERILYKSSYECFENSIVN encoded by the coding sequence ATGACGAAGAATTTCGGATTTCTTAAAATGAATAAGGAAATAAATGAAAAGAGGGCTTTTTTGCCAGACTTTTTTGAAGAACTCAAAGAATGTGATGTTAATATTTGGCTAGAAAGTGGTTATGGAAGTAAATTAGGATTTACTGAAGAAGATTATTTAGAAAAAAATAATGAAATTAAATTTTCTTCTAGAAAAGATATATTCTCAAAAGATGTTGTAATTGTACTAAGAACTCCAGAAGAATATGAGCTTAATAATATGAAAAAAGGTTCTGTGTTAATTTCTATGCTTCACTACCATACTAGAGAAAGACGAAATAAGTTTATAAAAAAACTGGGAATTTCTGCATTTTCTATGGATTCTATGGTAGATGATCATGGTAAAAGAGTTGTTGTTAATAGTTATGGAACGGCTTTTAATGGCGCTAACATTGCTCTTAATGAATTAGAGAAAAAAAATGTTCAAATGAAAGTGAATAATGATAAACCTATTAATGTTTCAGTAATTGGCGTTGGAGATATTGGTTTAGCCGTTGCAAAAGCTTTTAAAAATTTATCTAATGAAAGAATGAAAAGTATTTCGAATTATAATGGTTTAAAAATAACCATGTTTACTAGAAGCATTACTTCAAACGAAAATATTTTAAAAAACGAATTAAGAAGTACTGATATATTAGTTGATGCTTCATCAAGGGACGATACTTCTAAGAGCATTATCTCTAATGTTATGATTAATGAATTGTCAGAATATGCCGTAATTTTAGATATAACTGCAGACCCTTATGATTTTGACATAGAATCTTTTCAAGTAAAAGCTATTGAGGGAATACCCACAGGTGATTTAGATCAAACTGTATTTGAAATTGATGATAAAGCGTATGAAAAAATTAGTGAAATAGCAAGTACTAAGTTTAGAAGAGTTGTTGTTAGTTGCAACGCATGGCCGGGAGTAGATCCTATTGTGTCAAAGAAGCTATATGCACTTCAGCTTTTGCCTATTTTAAAAGTATTAATTCAAAAAGGTCATGATAATATTGATGAAAATTCGAAAGATTATTATGAACGTATATTATATAAATCGTCTTATGAATGTTTTGAAAATAGCATTGTTAATTAA
- a CDS encoding cysteine-rich small domain-containing protein — MSTNYKFVQNTKCEFFPCHKTENSEKFNCLFCYCPLYMLGDKCGGNYKITHGIKDCSECTIPHGPHGYEFIMKKMDMVIEKGSSFINEE, encoded by the coding sequence TTGAGTACAAATTACAAGTTTGTTCAAAATACAAAATGCGAATTTTTCCCATGTCATAAAACGGAAAATTCGGAGAAATTCAATTGTTTATTTTGTTATTGTCCGCTATATATGTTAGGAGATAAATGTGGTGGAAATTATAAAATAACTCATGGAATTAAAGATTGTTCGGAGTGTACAATTCCTCATGGACCACATGGCTATGAGTTTATTATGAAAAAAATGGATATGGTTATTGAGAAAGGTAGTAGTTTTATTAATGAAGAATAA
- the proS gene encoding proline--tRNA ligase, with translation MAKKNNDFVKDITKMEDDFPQWYTDVIKKTDMVDYSPVKGFMVIKPYGYAIWENIQSFLDKRFKETGHENCYFPLLIPESLLNKEKEHVEGFAPEVAWVTHGGENKLAERLCIRPTSETIICEMYSKWLTSYRELPYLYNQWCSVVRWEKATRPFLRTSEFLWQEGHTLHETKEEAEKETLQMLNVYKDMAENLLAIPMIVGKKSEKEKFAGAEATYTIEALMHDGKALQSGTSHNLAQHFAKAFDINFQGRTGEIEYPFHTSWGVSTRLIGGVIMVHGDNRGLVLPPFVAPIQVVIIPIAQKKEGVLEKANEIKKELEVLGIRVKLDDNANYSAGWKFNQYEMKGVPLRIEIGPRDISNNVAMVARRDNFEKEPISLEGFGNTVKELLQTVHNDMLTKATRMRDEKTFTFTDYEDFKVKMEETPGFAKGMWCGERECEEKIKDETGVSIRCIPFEEENLGSVCQFCGKPAKYMVYLAKSY, from the coding sequence AAAATAATGATTTTGTAAAAGATATTACTAAAATGGAAGATGATTTTCCACAGTGGTATACGGATGTAATAAAAAAAACAGATATGGTTGACTATTCGCCTGTAAAAGGATTTATGGTAATAAAACCATATGGTTATGCAATTTGGGAAAATATTCAGTCGTTTTTAGATAAAAGATTTAAAGAAACTGGTCACGAAAACTGCTATTTTCCACTTCTTATTCCTGAAAGTCTTCTTAATAAAGAGAAAGAGCATGTAGAAGGATTTGCTCCAGAAGTGGCTTGGGTTACTCATGGTGGAGAAAATAAATTAGCTGAACGTTTATGTATTAGGCCAACTTCAGAAACTATTATTTGTGAAATGTATTCAAAATGGCTTACGTCTTACAGAGAACTTCCTTATCTTTATAATCAATGGTGTTCAGTAGTTAGATGGGAAAAAGCAACTAGACCATTCCTTAGAACATCTGAGTTTTTATGGCAAGAAGGTCATACGCTACATGAAACAAAAGAAGAAGCTGAAAAAGAGACGCTTCAAATGCTTAATGTATACAAAGATATGGCTGAAAATTTATTAGCAATTCCAATGATAGTTGGTAAAAAATCAGAAAAAGAAAAATTTGCTGGAGCTGAAGCTACTTATACTATAGAAGCTTTAATGCATGATGGTAAAGCGCTTCAATCTGGAACATCGCATAATTTAGCTCAGCATTTTGCTAAAGCTTTTGATATTAATTTTCAAGGTAGGACAGGAGAAATTGAATACCCTTTCCATACTTCGTGGGGAGTTTCAACTAGATTGATTGGTGGAGTAATAATGGTTCATGGTGATAATAGAGGATTGGTTCTTCCGCCATTTGTCGCACCAATTCAAGTTGTGATTATACCAATCGCACAGAAAAAAGAAGGCGTTCTTGAAAAAGCTAATGAGATAAAGAAAGAGTTAGAAGTGCTTGGAATTAGGGTTAAATTAGATGATAATGCAAATTATTCTGCCGGTTGGAAATTTAATCAATATGAAATGAAAGGTGTGCCTCTTAGAATTGAAATAGGACCAAGAGATATTAGTAATAATGTAGCGATGGTAGCGAGACGTGATAATTTTGAAAAAGAACCTATATCTTTAGAAGGGTTTGGTAATACTGTTAAAGAACTTCTTCAAACAGTTCATAATGACATGCTTACAAAAGCGACTCGAATGAGAGATGAAAAAACATTTACCTTTACAGACTATGAAGACTTTAAAGTTAAGATGGAAGAAACTCCAGGTTTTGCAAAAGGTATGTGGTGCGGAGAAAGAGAATGTGAAGAAAAAATTAAAGACGAAACTGGTGTTTCAATAAGATGTATTCCATTTGAAGAAGAAAATTTAGGTAGTGTTTGTCAGTTCTGCGGGAAACCTGCAAAATATATGGTATATTTAGCTAAATCGTATTAA